In the genome of Methanopyrus kandleri AV19, one region contains:
- a CDS encoding OBG GTPase family GTP-binding protein, with the protein MPANLPPEYHELEEKYRKARSPEEKLRITEEMLAVVPKHKGTENLRALLKRRLAKLREEVEKRRQQKSGGGPDYNVKKEGAAQVALVGPPNAGKSALLRELTNADPDVASYPYTTKEPVPGMMEYKDVQIQLVEIPPIYEGFTRGDGSKFVGVIRNADALCLVVDLTEDPVEQLETVLRELESAAIKLNQDPPSITIEERVTGGIEIRGEDRLDCDPNDVKDLLRDAGIHSAVVVIEEDGITLEDIADALDKRIEYKPALLVANKGDAPGSKESYERLVERVEDLEFDLPVVPVSAEKGINLDEFKRRLYDTLGIIRVYTKKPGGKPQKPPIVLPKGATVEDVAREIHSDLAKNLKYARVWGKSVKKDGMMVGRDHVLEDGDVVELHG; encoded by the coding sequence GTGCCCGCCAACTTACCCCCCGAGTACCACGAGCTCGAGGAGAAGTACCGGAAGGCCCGCTCCCCCGAGGAGAAGCTCAGGATCACCGAGGAGATGCTCGCCGTCGTTCCCAAACACAAGGGGACCGAGAACCTCCGCGCCCTACTCAAGCGTAGACTCGCCAAGCTCCGCGAGGAGGTCGAGAAGCGCCGTCAGCAGAAGTCGGGTGGCGGACCCGATTACAACGTGAAGAAGGAGGGCGCTGCTCAAGTCGCCCTCGTCGGACCGCCCAACGCCGGTAAGTCCGCACTCCTCCGCGAGCTCACCAACGCCGATCCCGACGTAGCCTCCTATCCTTACACGACCAAGGAGCCCGTACCCGGCATGATGGAGTACAAGGACGTTCAGATACAGCTGGTTGAGATCCCGCCGATCTACGAGGGGTTCACCCGCGGTGACGGCTCCAAGTTCGTCGGTGTCATCCGCAACGCCGACGCGCTCTGTTTGGTGGTGGATCTCACCGAAGATCCGGTCGAGCAGCTCGAGACGGTACTCCGCGAGCTCGAGTCGGCGGCCATTAAGCTCAACCAGGACCCGCCCTCCATCACCATCGAGGAACGTGTCACCGGCGGTATCGAGATACGCGGCGAGGACCGCCTCGACTGCGATCCGAACGACGTCAAGGATCTCCTCCGCGACGCCGGGATCCACAGCGCCGTCGTCGTCATCGAGGAGGACGGCATCACCCTCGAGGACATCGCGGACGCCCTCGACAAGCGTATCGAGTACAAACCCGCCCTCCTCGTCGCCAACAAGGGCGACGCGCCGGGCTCGAAGGAGTCGTACGAGCGGCTCGTGGAACGCGTCGAGGACTTGGAGTTCGACCTCCCCGTCGTCCCCGTCTCCGCCGAGAAGGGTATCAACCTGGACGAGTTCAAGCGTCGCCTCTACGACACGCTCGGTATCATCCGGGTCTACACGAAGAAACCCGGTGGGAAGCCGCAGAAGCCGCCCATCGTCCTGCCCAAGGGTGCCACGGTCGAGGACGTCGCCCGCGAGATACACTCCGACCTCGCCAAGAACCTCAAGTACGCCCGCGTCTGGGGTAAGTCCGTCAAGAAAGACGGTATGATGGTCGGGCGCGATCACGTCCTGGAGGACGGTGACGTCGTCGAACTCCACGGGTGA
- a CDS encoding nucleotidyltransferase family protein, translating to MRVAACVLAAGRSTRFREALEERGEEPVSKLVYPVAGKPMVAWVVERASRVVDELLVGLGYDAGLVWDVVRQHATVPARPVLNDPVDVPMARTAANLLRRSDADVSLILAGDQPTVTAETMRRLAETAAEHGASVLDRGAPNEEVSGDDLLGHGPPLALRKDVVPEFLETIEELAADVRGPNALNLNPVLRECGLAFRVVPPRDDAELLNVNTPDELPEVERALLRSD from the coding sequence TTGAGGGTCGCCGCGTGTGTGCTCGCGGCCGGACGTTCCACCCGCTTCCGCGAGGCCCTCGAGGAGCGCGGTGAGGAGCCCGTGAGTAAGCTCGTGTATCCCGTCGCCGGCAAGCCCATGGTCGCCTGGGTCGTCGAACGGGCCTCCCGCGTCGTCGACGAGCTCCTCGTCGGCCTCGGTTACGACGCCGGATTAGTCTGGGACGTCGTCCGGCAGCACGCGACCGTACCCGCCCGCCCCGTCCTCAACGATCCCGTCGACGTTCCCATGGCCCGCACCGCCGCTAACCTCCTCCGACGCTCCGACGCCGACGTGAGTCTGATCCTCGCCGGCGATCAGCCCACCGTCACGGCCGAGACCATGCGTCGTCTCGCCGAGACCGCCGCCGAACACGGAGCCTCCGTACTCGATCGTGGTGCCCCGAACGAGGAGGTCTCCGGCGACGACCTCCTCGGTCACGGGCCGCCGCTCGCCCTCCGGAAGGACGTCGTCCCCGAGTTCCTGGAGACGATCGAGGAGCTCGCCGCCGACGTCCGCGGTCCCAACGCCCTCAACCTGAACCCGGTCCTGCGGGAGTGCGGTCTGGCTTTCCGAGTCGTCCCGCCCCGAGACGACGCCGAACTCCTGAACGTCAACACCCCGGACGAGCTTCCAGAGGTGGAGCGCGCGCTTCTGAGATCCGATTAG
- a CDS encoding Sec-independent protein translocase subunit TatA/TatB, translated as MIDGLGTSELLLILAVILLLFGPKKLPELARAIGEAVGEYRRAQRRVEWELEAEERRKEKEKRDED; from the coding sequence ATGATAGACGGGCTGGGCACCTCGGAACTGCTGCTGATCCTGGCGGTGATATTGCTCCTGTTCGGCCCGAAGAAGCTTCCAGAGCTGGCACGTGCGATAGGGGAGGCGGTAGGGGAGTACAGGCGAGCGCAGCGGCGCGTCGAGTGGGAGTTGGAAGCGGAAGAGCGTCGAAAGGAGAAGGAGAAGCGAGATGAGGACTAA
- a CDS encoding nickel-dependent hydrogenase large subunit — translation MDSWSEKLDVDVWELLKPCARNRNIARILEALLLTRLALHWIDDLPTTGTTYKDPSRRSGCSGTGVIEAPRGTLVHRVSVGSDGKVFNYEIITSTNLNHAPIEESMVGERVYVDEKLAAAKRQLSESERFLLGDACRAARSFNPCNSCAPHAIVKVVKKGWTNSGAPTEVPRGGTEEESAEVISGRGAHVERGVPLRRDAAPGRP, via the coding sequence CTGGATTCGTGGAGTGAGAAACTGGACGTAGACGTGTGGGAACTCTTGAAACCGTGTGCCCGTAACAGGAACATAGCGAGGATACTGGAGGCGTTGCTCCTGACGCGTCTGGCCTTACACTGGATCGACGACCTCCCCACCACGGGCACCACGTACAAGGATCCCTCGCGCCGCTCCGGGTGCTCCGGTACCGGCGTCATCGAGGCCCCGAGGGGTACTCTGGTCCACAGGGTGTCCGTCGGATCGGATGGTAAGGTGTTCAACTACGAGATAATCACGTCGACGAACCTGAACCACGCGCCGATAGAGGAGTCCATGGTGGGCGAGAGGGTCTACGTGGACGAGAAGTTGGCGGCCGCGAAGCGTCAGTTATCCGAGTCGGAGCGCTTCCTGCTCGGCGACGCATGCAGGGCGGCTCGGAGCTTCAACCCGTGCAACTCCTGCGCGCCCCACGCGATCGTGAAGGTGGTGAAGAAGGGGTGGACGAACTCCGGAGCTCCCACTGAGGTCCCACGTGGAGGAACTGAGGAGGAGAGTGCTGAGGTCATTAGTGGCCGTGGCGCTCACGTCGAGCGTGGAGTTCCCCTCCGACGAGATGCTGCGCCGGGCCGTCCATGA
- a CDS encoding UPF0146 family protein — translation MEGLLTIVRRLRARRVVEVGHGRNLRYLKGLLKAGIDAWGVEIDVQHVRRALEEEVPSVNVDAVEKSRWVRRVLRPDLVYAVRPPVELAVGLIERYPTVALRMREEERHELPEPSIQIGDWDLHTVLDLHTFEEDRTVKPQISG, via the coding sequence ATGGAGGGCCTCCTGACGATCGTACGCCGACTGCGTGCACGACGGGTGGTGGAAGTGGGCCACGGGAGGAACCTGCGGTACCTCAAGGGACTGCTGAAGGCCGGGATCGACGCGTGGGGGGTGGAGATAGATGTACAACACGTCCGACGGGCGTTGGAGGAGGAGGTACCTTCGGTCAACGTGGACGCCGTCGAAAAGTCGCGATGGGTGCGGCGGGTGCTGCGCCCTGACCTGGTCTACGCAGTGCGACCACCGGTGGAATTGGCGGTGGGACTGATCGAACGGTACCCGACGGTTGCACTGAGGATGAGGGAGGAGGAGCGGCACGAGCTACCGGAGCCGTCCATACAGATCGGGGATTGGGATCTCCACACTGTGCTCGATTTGCACACATTCGAGGAAGACCGAACGGTAAAGCCTCAAATATCCGGATGA
- a CDS encoding 3-isopropylmalate dehydratase small subunit, whose product MRWSGRAHVFGDDVDTDQIIPGRCLRRVSYDELGRYAMTGADPEFPEKVREGDVIVAGKNFGCGSSREQAVMALQQAGVACVVARSFARIFYRNAINRGLPTVEAEEDPTEVVEDGNRVTVDLDELVLRAGSEEVPLREPPEFALQAWREGGLLELVKKNPDKPPWRD is encoded by the coding sequence GTGAGGTGGAGCGGTAGAGCGCACGTGTTCGGCGACGACGTCGACACCGACCAGATCATCCCCGGGCGTTGCCTGAGGAGGGTCTCCTACGACGAGCTCGGCCGCTACGCCATGACGGGGGCGGATCCCGAGTTCCCCGAGAAGGTCCGCGAGGGCGACGTGATCGTGGCCGGGAAGAACTTCGGCTGCGGTTCCTCCCGTGAGCAGGCAGTTATGGCCCTCCAGCAGGCCGGGGTCGCCTGCGTGGTCGCGAGATCCTTCGCTCGTATCTTCTACCGGAACGCGATCAACCGTGGGCTGCCCACCGTCGAAGCCGAAGAGGATCCCACCGAGGTAGTGGAGGACGGTAACCGGGTCACCGTGGACCTAGACGAGCTGGTCCTCCGGGCGGGGTCGGAGGAGGTACCGCTGCGCGAGCCTCCCGAGTTCGCGCTGCAGGCCTGGAGGGAGGGTGGCCTGCTAGAGCTGGTCAAGAAGAACCCCGATAAGCCGCCCTGGAGGGACTGA
- a CDS encoding phosphate-starvation-inducible PsiE family protein, protein MSERLNRFAYKFLDITVHIVMISILAITLFIFGVGVYDIVSTFLTSPYQVRFRMTFGLIVECVFDVLLLLEVYQSVLETLRHRRVPLRYVVDITIIMILRETFLKYYRGTIRPMEMLSVTAMLTVLIASRVVVLKYSPDYFKTHLERIRGQEREVER, encoded by the coding sequence TTGAGCGAACGGCTGAACCGGTTCGCATACAAGTTCCTCGATATCACGGTACATATCGTAATGATCTCGATTCTCGCCATCACCCTCTTCATCTTCGGCGTAGGCGTTTACGACATCGTGAGCACGTTCCTTACCAGCCCCTATCAGGTCCGTTTCCGCATGACCTTCGGCCTCATCGTGGAATGTGTATTCGACGTGCTCCTGCTCCTCGAGGTCTACCAGAGCGTACTCGAGACCCTACGCCACCGGCGCGTGCCGCTGCGGTACGTCGTCGACATCACCATCATCATGATCCTCCGGGAGACGTTCCTGAAGTACTATCGAGGGACCATACGGCCCATGGAGATGCTCTCGGTGACCGCCATGTTGACCGTACTCATCGCGTCGCGCGTCGTAGTTCTCAAGTACTCACCCGACTACTTCAAAACGCACCTCGAGAGGATACGGGGGCAGGAGCGTGAGGTGGAGCGGTAG
- a CDS encoding 3-isopropylmalate dehydratase/homoaconitate hydratase family large subunit, with translation MPSVAERILSEKVGEPVEAGETVYVEPDVIMLHDGSGATALRTLRELGVERVESPEKVVLIFDHSVPPSSVEAANRQNELLEFARRHRIEHVHVDEGVCHQVLVEEGYAGPGRVVFGGDSHTPTSGAASALAFGFGGTDMAFALLYGELWIRVPRTVRVHVEGELEEPATAKDLALTVVGELGAGYADYAVLEYTGLPERMSLGDRMCLCNLATEAGAKSAYVPPKEGPEELRPGDADEVIELDASEVEPVVSVPHRVDDVRPVGDVQGVEVTRVFVGSCTNGRYRDVRVFTEILEELDGPHPDVRIVVVPASRRVLERMTEAGLTLKLIRMGVMIAPPGCGPCLGEHLGVLGDDDVCVSTANRNFPGRMGSRRAEIYLASPVTAAVAAAEGELVDPQDVLG, from the coding sequence GTGCCGTCCGTCGCGGAGAGGATCCTCTCGGAGAAGGTTGGAGAGCCCGTCGAGGCCGGCGAGACCGTGTACGTGGAGCCCGACGTAATCATGCTGCACGACGGGTCCGGTGCGACCGCCCTCAGGACGCTGCGGGAGCTCGGTGTGGAGCGCGTCGAGAGTCCGGAGAAAGTCGTTCTGATCTTCGATCACTCCGTACCCCCCAGCTCGGTAGAGGCGGCGAACCGCCAGAACGAGCTCCTCGAGTTCGCGCGCCGCCACAGGATCGAGCACGTCCACGTGGACGAGGGCGTCTGCCATCAGGTGCTCGTCGAGGAGGGGTACGCGGGACCCGGTCGGGTGGTCTTCGGCGGCGACTCCCACACCCCTACCTCGGGAGCCGCCTCCGCCCTAGCGTTCGGGTTCGGAGGCACGGACATGGCCTTCGCCCTCCTCTACGGCGAGCTCTGGATCCGGGTCCCGAGGACCGTGCGGGTGCACGTCGAGGGCGAGCTGGAGGAACCCGCCACCGCCAAGGACCTGGCCCTGACCGTGGTCGGCGAGCTGGGCGCAGGGTACGCGGACTACGCGGTCCTCGAGTACACGGGGCTCCCCGAGCGTATGTCGCTCGGCGACCGTATGTGCCTGTGTAATCTCGCCACGGAGGCCGGGGCGAAGTCCGCGTACGTGCCCCCGAAGGAGGGCCCTGAGGAGCTCCGACCCGGGGACGCGGACGAGGTGATCGAGCTGGACGCCTCCGAGGTCGAGCCCGTGGTCTCGGTCCCACACCGCGTCGACGACGTGCGGCCAGTGGGCGACGTTCAAGGCGTGGAGGTGACCCGGGTGTTCGTGGGGTCCTGCACCAACGGTCGCTACAGGGACGTGAGGGTCTTCACCGAGATTCTGGAGGAACTTGACGGTCCTCACCCCGATGTGCGGATCGTGGTCGTGCCCGCGTCCCGCCGCGTGCTCGAGCGTATGACGGAGGCCGGGCTGACCCTGAAACTGATCCGTATGGGCGTCATGATCGCCCCACCCGGCTGCGGACCCTGCTTAGGCGAGCACCTCGGAGTGCTCGGGGACGACGACGTCTGCGTCTCCACGGCAAACCGGAACTTCCCGGGTAGGATGGGCTCCCGCAGGGCCGAGATATACCTGGCGAGTCCCGTGACGGCCGCTGTCGCCGCGGCGGAGGGCGAGCTGGTCGATCCCCAAGACGTCCTAGGGTGA
- a CDS encoding homocitrate synthase family protein: protein MQSPYVREAVREMDLPDEVIVYDTTLRDGEQTPGVSFTPEQKLEIAHLLDELGVQQIEAGFPVVSEGERDAVRRIAHEGLNADILCLARTLRGDVDAALDCDVDGVITFIATSELHLKHKLRMSREEVLERIADTVEYAKDHGLWVAFSAEDGTRTEFEFLERVYRTAEECGADRVHATDTVGVMIPAAMRLFVAKIREVVDLPIGVHCHDDFGMAVANSLAAVEAGAQAISTTVNGIGERAGNAALEEVIMALKELYGIDPGFNTEVLAELSRKVSEYSGIDVPPNKAVVGENAFRHESGIHVAAVLEEPRTYEPIDPKEVGMNRKIVLGKHTGRKAVVAKLEELGVEPEEEIVEEVLKRIKALGDRRVRVTDSKLEEIVRNVLESRGDRDDPGSR from the coding sequence GTGCAGAGTCCGTACGTACGTGAAGCCGTTAGGGAGATGGACCTCCCGGACGAGGTGATCGTCTACGACACGACGCTGAGGGACGGTGAGCAGACCCCGGGTGTCAGCTTCACGCCCGAGCAGAAGCTGGAGATCGCGCACCTACTGGACGAGCTGGGCGTGCAGCAGATCGAGGCCGGGTTCCCGGTGGTGTCCGAGGGCGAGCGGGACGCCGTGCGTAGGATCGCGCACGAGGGACTGAACGCCGACATTCTATGCCTGGCGAGGACGCTACGTGGTGACGTGGACGCGGCGTTGGACTGCGACGTGGACGGAGTGATCACCTTCATCGCCACCTCCGAGCTGCATCTGAAGCACAAGCTCCGGATGTCGAGGGAGGAGGTACTCGAGCGGATCGCCGACACGGTCGAGTACGCGAAGGACCACGGGCTGTGGGTGGCGTTCTCCGCGGAGGACGGGACGAGGACGGAGTTCGAGTTCCTGGAGAGGGTGTACCGGACGGCGGAGGAGTGCGGGGCGGACCGCGTCCACGCGACGGACACCGTCGGCGTCATGATACCGGCGGCGATGCGGCTTTTCGTGGCGAAGATCCGCGAGGTCGTGGACCTGCCGATCGGCGTGCACTGCCACGACGACTTCGGCATGGCCGTGGCCAACTCGCTGGCCGCGGTCGAGGCGGGGGCGCAGGCGATCTCCACCACGGTGAACGGTATCGGTGAGCGCGCGGGTAACGCAGCCCTCGAGGAGGTGATCATGGCCCTCAAGGAGCTGTACGGGATCGACCCGGGGTTCAACACCGAGGTGCTCGCGGAGCTCTCGAGGAAGGTCTCGGAGTACTCCGGTATCGACGTGCCCCCGAACAAGGCCGTCGTGGGCGAGAACGCCTTCAGGCACGAGTCCGGGATCCACGTGGCCGCGGTTCTGGAGGAGCCGCGCACCTACGAGCCGATCGACCCCAAGGAGGTGGGTATGAACCGGAAGATCGTCCTCGGTAAGCACACCGGGCGGAAGGCGGTGGTCGCGAAGTTGGAGGAACTGGGCGTGGAACCGGAGGAGGAGATCGTCGAGGAGGTCCTCAAGCGGATCAAGGCGCTCGGGGACCGGCGTGTCAGGGTCACCGACTCCAAGCTCGAGGAGATCGTCCGGAATGTGCTGGAATCGAGAGGTGACCGAGACGATCCAGGTAGTCGATGA
- a CDS encoding DUF190 domain-containing protein, which yields MVRKIEEPVKLKVYLLEGDKVDGVPAVDWILERVRELGLRGATVHRCFAGCGRRGRSEARILRTSMNLPVVVEVVDSREKVERLLELLKERLGVGVVTLERLEVAYDLEG from the coding sequence TTGGTCAGGAAGATCGAAGAACCGGTGAAACTGAAGGTGTACCTGTTGGAAGGAGACAAGGTCGATGGGGTGCCCGCGGTGGACTGGATCCTCGAACGCGTGCGCGAGCTCGGACTGAGAGGGGCCACCGTGCACCGCTGCTTCGCGGGCTGCGGCCGCCGCGGGCGCTCGGAGGCGCGCATCCTCAGGACGTCGATGAACCTGCCCGTGGTCGTCGAGGTGGTGGACAGTCGGGAGAAGGTCGAGCGCCTGCTGGAGCTCCTCAAAGAGCGTCTCGGCGTGGGCGTCGTAACCCTGGAGCGGTTAGAGGTCGCGTACGACTTGGAGGGGTGA
- the crcB gene encoding fluoride efflux transporter CrcB codes for MVKIGARELAAVAIGGALGAVCRYLLSGLVPQVRGFPMGTVLVNVLGSFVLGFLTWSTMLGLRLSPEVRALATVGFCGGLTTLSTMAYETVELLKASPVLSILYLTANVVLGIAAVLGGMAAAHVVWSGRA; via the coding sequence GTGGTGAAGATCGGGGCCCGGGAGCTGGCCGCCGTGGCGATCGGAGGCGCGCTGGGGGCGGTCTGTCGCTACTTACTGTCCGGTCTCGTACCGCAGGTGCGCGGGTTCCCGATGGGGACGGTCCTCGTGAACGTCCTCGGGTCGTTCGTCCTAGGGTTCCTCACCTGGTCGACGATGCTCGGCCTGCGGCTCTCCCCAGAGGTCCGCGCGCTCGCGACGGTGGGGTTCTGCGGGGGCCTCACCACGCTGAGCACGATGGCGTACGAGACCGTGGAGCTGTTGAAGGCCTCGCCGGTACTCTCCATTCTTTACTTAACAGCTAACGTCGTGCTCGGGATCGCGGCCGTGCTCGGCGGCATGGCGGCGGCGCACGTGGTATGGTCGGGGAGGGCGTGA
- a CDS encoding undecaprenyl-diphosphate phosphatase: MREIELWTAVLAGVVQGITEWLPISSEGQATMTMMKVLGIPPSTAMDLALWLHAGTLLAVLLRFGVPYWLTVRDLLMGGPWRRLGLFAIVATVCTAVVGLPVYKVLKGIFSAATGDAVQMAIGGALIVTGLLLRISPEGLRDRREVNVVDAVIVGLGQGFSVIPGISRSGTTMALLLWRRFDGGEAVWLSFYLAGPAMLGATALELKEGLSAATKMGTSWMVTAIGVSFVVSLICMEVLLRVARRLDFSKVCLLLGGIALLVPLAAKML, translated from the coding sequence GTGCGGGAGATCGAGTTATGGACCGCCGTCCTGGCCGGCGTGGTGCAAGGTATCACGGAGTGGTTACCGATCAGCAGCGAAGGTCAGGCGACGATGACGATGATGAAGGTACTCGGGATCCCGCCCTCGACCGCGATGGACCTGGCGCTCTGGCTGCACGCCGGCACGCTGCTCGCCGTGCTGTTACGGTTCGGTGTCCCGTACTGGCTGACGGTGAGGGACCTGCTGATGGGCGGGCCGTGGCGGCGATTAGGATTGTTCGCGATCGTCGCCACGGTCTGTACGGCCGTCGTCGGGCTCCCGGTGTACAAGGTGTTGAAGGGGATCTTCTCGGCCGCCACGGGAGACGCGGTCCAGATGGCCATCGGAGGCGCCCTGATCGTCACGGGACTCCTCCTGCGGATATCGCCCGAGGGGCTGAGGGATCGCAGGGAAGTCAACGTCGTGGACGCCGTCATCGTGGGCCTGGGACAGGGGTTCTCGGTGATCCCGGGGATCAGCCGGTCCGGTACGACGATGGCGCTCCTGCTCTGGCGTAGGTTCGACGGTGGAGAGGCCGTGTGGCTGTCGTTCTACCTGGCCGGTCCGGCGATGCTGGGCGCGACGGCCTTAGAGCTCAAGGAGGGGCTGAGCGCGGCCACGAAAATGGGCACGTCGTGGATGGTGACGGCGATCGGGGTGTCCTTCGTCGTGAGTCTGATCTGCATGGAAGTGCTGCTGCGGGTGGCGAGACGTCTCGACTTCTCGAAAGTGTGTCTGCTGTTGGGTGGGATCGCGCTCCTCGTGCCGCTCGCAGCCAAGATGCTCTGA
- a CDS encoding ACT domain-containing protein, translating to MTRAVVTVIGADRPGIVAGISSVLAEHNANIEDISQTVLRDLFAMVMLVDLSEADVSVGKLREELQKAGEELGVDVIVQHEDVYRAMHRV from the coding sequence TTGACCCGCGCGGTGGTGACCGTGATCGGTGCGGATCGACCCGGTATCGTCGCCGGAATCTCGAGCGTCCTGGCCGAACATAACGCGAACATCGAGGACATCTCCCAGACGGTACTGCGCGACCTGTTCGCGATGGTCATGCTCGTCGACCTCTCCGAGGCCGACGTGAGCGTGGGTAAGCTGAGGGAGGAGCTCCAAAAGGCCGGCGAAGAGCTCGGTGTCGACGTGATCGTTCAGCATGAAGACGTGTACCGCGCGATGCACCGGGTGTAG